Within the Medicago truncatula cultivar Jemalong A17 chromosome 4, MtrunA17r5.0-ANR, whole genome shotgun sequence genome, the region ATGTTTACCAAGTCTAAAATCTAAACAGTCGTGGACCTTCTCTAGAGCAGGGATGTGCCATGTCTCCCCTCAAAATTTTATTCCTTTTAGTAGATATATATTGTATCAAGAGTGTTttactatatatttttacaagttTCCCCAAATATTGTATCTAGTGGCGCAGTGGCAAGAGTCTGTTTAGCGAGTAGATGGTTCAGCGATCGATCCCGATAGttgtcattttttgtttccatttagtgcattattaatttattattgaaatCTTGTGATTAGAAGGTTCTAACCGCACACTTGATGTTAAAAGAAGCAATTACCACTAGGCCAAGATCCGACTTCGCTCTTTGCATTAAATATTAGTGAtacttattataaatatatggcATCCTCTAAAATTTCAGTCAAGATCAACATGTTTTACACTATCATTAGTTATGTGGATTTACACTTACAACATCATTTAATGAGTTTAGGAATTCACTACCCGGGCTCAGGACCAACTAATCCGGGGACCAATGGCAGTCTACTAACGGGCCCAATTGAAGGCAAACCTCTTTATGGACTTGTCTAACACATGAATTGTTGACACCTATGGGATTCGAACCCTGAGACATAAAAAAGAGCACACTCCTACGTCTGAATGAAGTCTAGCTAACCTAGGGTTCATGCAATTTTGAATGTGTTATACAGTTACGGAGAAAAGAATGACCTGATCGCGAATAGGAATCTTAACATCCCGAGAGGAAGAAAAGACATCATGCATAGGGAGTCTACGAACGTTTGAGAATCTCTGGCGACATAGTGGGCATCGAGATTCATGTTTGGCCCATTCCATGATGCAAACGAAGCAAAAATAATGGCTGCAGCAATCAATTTGTGCAGGGACTGAAATTCCGCGTTCGATGTAGCAAATTCCGCAGCAAACATCTTGGTTATTGTTATTGTCATTGtcgtcttcttcttcaattttcaCTTCGGCTTTGAGGCGTTTGTTTGATGTAGGCAACGAGGTCGACATGTTTGTGAAATCTCTTAATTCTGCTCTGAAGACGAATTCGGAACCAGACGGTGGTCGGGAATTTGCGATAAAGACGAGGAACAGTGTTAGGAATATAAGACGAGCTTAAGTACACGATATGATATGGTATGATAAACTAGGCCCAGTTctatgaaaattgctttttacCCCTATGAACATTCttaaaaaacacatgaaaaatatgtttttgagtAGTTAACCATCGTTCCAACTTTTTGGCTGTAAATAACTACCgtttcataaaaataaaggaATATTATTCTCCCTCTTACATTCTTAAGTAATTTTTTCGACGAACTttggttgtacaaataacaCATCTTTTCTTATAGAGGAATGATGTGTGAACAATAAATTTGTACGATAGacaatttatttgttgtttttaatattttctgattgattttgatttgtgtgCTCCTCACATTGTTTTATGGTGTTGTATTGTACAATCGacaatttatttgttgttttttaatattttttattgattttgatttgctgctcctcacattatttttagagtaaattacacttccctccgctctaagatgtttgaattacacttccctcccctcttatgttaaaatatacaatcccctcccctcttattcaaaacatattagaaaacttTACACCCTCTCCCCCTAAGAGAAGCtggaattacattcccctcccctcttatgttaaaatctacactttactctctcaattttttttttatttctaataatttagcaaaaataataataatctaacacacttcggGAAAAAATTGTATcacgggtctattttaatataataaaaatttgaatacatatgttttgctattttttattcacaatttcattaacatgtagttttaaaccctattataaaatatgaaacaacccaaaataaaattaaaatatgtaaaaaattactaaagacaataaaatagggttatttgaaagttaattttatactctaaattataaaatcaatagcaaaatatttaaatttaattatcattgacatttaaattataaaaaaataaactatttttcttaaaaggtggttcgaaattaaaatatatcataaaaatatttatttattaagggAGAGgattgtaattcaagcatcttataatgGAGGtgaatataaattttactttacacgagaggggagtgtatattttaacataagagaggagaggattgtaattcaagcatctttaaggtgaggggaatgtaatttactcttatttttATGGTGTTGTATTAGTTGTAcatatttcagtttttttttttttttggtcaagcagCCTAGGGGCTaaagaaattcaccttaaagatgaataagtggggtgtccggggttcgaaccccgatccctgcacatattatgcattatcccttatcAAATGAGATAAGTTCATGgagatattttagttttttttttttttttttttatcttgtatCCATGTTAGTAAaacccttattttattttcttaaaggGAGCGTTCttgtatttttatcttttttttttttttttctatttactATCTGAACATTTTGTTGTTAACAATTAtaatctaatatttttattgtcaattactcaaaataaattagaaaaacaaaataaacgaGAAAGTCGATCTATATATAAATACTCTATCTAGTCacattcataagaaaaaacatctttttagatttattgaataactaatgtatctgATCGCATTTACAAATCACATACATTAGTTATCCAATGAATCTATaaagttatttttcttatatggtttaaatatggttttagttcttgcactttcatcagattttggcattggctcctacattttttttttttttggaattggtccctgcactttgtaaaaatattggtattggtccctctgttaactttctgttaaaaaaaaacacaaaactattggtattggtccctgcactttgtaaaaatattgatattagtgccacgtggcgtgaaatgattgggccacgtggcactccgttggttttgtgttttttttttaacagaaagttaacagagggaccaataccaatatttttacaaagtgtagggaccaataccaaacaaaaaaaatgcagggaccaatgccaaaatctgatgaaagtgctgggaccaatgacacatttaaaccatcttataaatatgaccgaAAAAGTATATATTAAAGACCATTTTGATCGTTACACATCCAAAAAGTAATTTCAACATGGAATatttaaacaacatattttatacaaatttttgattttgatggaaTTTAAACATAAATCACTCTGCGTTCgactcatttttaaaaaattagttcaatcaaaatgaattattttcacCGCAAAGTCAAACACATTTATACCTTTGTTTCCGTTTAAGGTTGTTTACAATGAACCAATAAAACTATTAAATTTTGCTAGTTTTTCATAAACAATTTCATCTTAATTATTAATTACACTTACTCACTCCTCCTCGCTCTCtattaaataagttaagttaatatccccgtgagcttagctcagttggtagggatattgcatattttatgcaggggctggagttcgaaccctggacactccacttctccacaatttaattgtgtgagttctagccactaggctacttgacaaaaataaataaaaataagctaAGTTAATTTTGATAACACAACATGTATACtactttgaaatttaaaagcAACAAAGTGGTTCTTGtaagtagagctgtcaaaacgagTCGGGTCGTACGGGCTTGTTCGTTTAACCCGATTAattatagggcttgggccttaaatattgaacccgaattttaataggttttttagcCCGACCCTAAAAAATtcggtacccgttagggctagcctgAATGGGCCACggggtagcccgttagcccgcatgacaaaaaaaattctataaattctatatatttttcaaataattctttacttaatcgattatcaaagtaaaaaataaaagttaaaattcaatgaattaacatatataaatgtaatataaaattatattcactcgtttcgttatttataattttaatgatcgaatatataaatattataaccataacgtatctaatttatttaaaattgttttcctcgcCGTTTTTATGCATCATTGTGGATTGAAATGATGTTGGAAGAACTGAATGCATTTGAAGTTGATAGAACTGCTTGTCGATAACAAGTCGAAAATTGATTTGGCAAATCACCAATCATGAAGAGATAACCTGCAATACTCTTCTTAACATCATGATCACCTCCTCAATCAGAATCTGAATTAGGCATTCCTTTGATTAGGCATTAGCACACCAAAATCAATTATGCCTCTGATGTATCTTAGAATTGTATTAGCATCTTTTAGGTGACAAGTTTTAGAATGCTCCATGAATCTACTTAAAAAATTCAGCATTAGTTTACGACTagtgtacgaaaatgtttacaatttatttttatgctagacattatttataaaaaaatttgcaggagtattttatagtacttttttatatataaaaaaaataatttttaataaaggCTGACCCGTTAGCCCGTGTACGACCGGGTttgggtagtatatttcaagtcCGTTTTccaaccttttttttaatggaaaaaaattagtattaaacaACTTGAgtaataaattaacataaatttcAATACACAATTACTATTAATGGAaatcttaacatgtgccctaatgacattagttaacattttccaaaaaaaaaaaaaaaaagtaggagCAACAATGGTATTTGGAATGAATGGGTAAACCAATGGGTCTTGCATTTCAATCCACGTATTTTCACTTATCCATGCTGTTTATATTTTATCGCAGAATCGGGAGTTGTAATATTTAAACAAAGGGTCGACACTTGTTAAAAGATTTAAAAATGGTAATTGATACTACCAccgttcctaattataagacccttttgaaaaaataacggaaattaagatagtggatatttgtattaaatatatttgtaattactattgtttttacaattttatcctttaagaaagagggttggcttatgttttcaacattctatttattgctgattgaagaaaaagatgtataataaataggggcatgtatgtaaagaaaaagaaaatactttttgatgtttcaatattttattttttttacaagctcGATGTTTCAATATGTTGAATATACAAATCCCAAATAAAATTTTCTCTTATAACTTATAAAATGTGACAAATAATGTGACTTTGCAGGTTGATAAAGTTGACAGGTGGCTTTGGATTTTGGAAACATCTCATGTTTTTTCCGTCCGTAGTGCATATAATTTGCTCACTGTTAAACCTCATGCTGTTTCTTCAGTGGTTCCGTCTTCTATTTGGTATAAAGATGTCCCTCTGAAGGTCAGTTTGTTTGCTTGACGCCTGTTTCGTGATAGACTGCCAACAAAGGATAATTTACTTAGACGTGGGGTTATTCCTATTGATTCTCGGATGTGTGTGGCCGATTGTGGCTTTGAGGAGAACGCTTCTCACTTGTTTTTACATTGTCATTTTTTTGGTTCAGCTTTGGGGgtttttggtgtttttattttctctttttagtGTAATTCTTGAGATTTAAtcccttatatatataatatatattttgccattcaaaaaaaaaaaaaataagttgaattaaagtaagataataataataataataaggccATTGACATCAAATAAAGTATTAGTAggatccctaaaaaaaaagcaGTAGTAGGAGTGGTTTTTAGATGTAATAAATAAGAGTGATagataacataataataaaagttattacaagaaaaatataacaaaataataattaaaaaaacaaaaaaatgataataaaaattgttacaagaataaaataacctaataataataatgagattgttacaaagataatataaatctaataataataaaagttgttataaagttaatattgaaatttaaaattaatttaaggataattattgcaatgcaataaaattttaaagaaaactgCTCCCCTATGcccttttaaaaattgaaccaaacacttcaaattacAATTCTCCCTTTCCCTCCCCTCCGGAACTCTCAAACCAAACGGAAACAAATTTGccttttttaagttttttgtagCTAAGATATGGAACAAAATCTTTAGAAAAAAAAGGTCCACAACGTATGTAAATcgatagagaaatgatatttgaacatcaattttatgacaatttttgttacaactttttctttcatactcacatcattttttactttatctctttattactttgattttcgtgcaaTACCTATTTTTTCTTTGCAAATTTTGGTTATCCTCATAAGTTGGCAATTaaagattgttcaaataacactcctcaaaTTGATATCTAACGCACAACGTGTGTGTAAGAGAGCAAGAGACGCCGTTCTTCCTCGTATTTCGGAAGCGTCAAGCTACGGTCATTGAATTCTACAAAAACAATCAGGGGGCATATCCGTCATTCCACATCCCCACGCGTTATTGTCCAGAATCAGATCCTTCATCCCAAACCACACTTTCAAACCACActtaattcattcattcattctcaATGGCCGATGTAACCTATCTCCGTCGTCACCACCACCACGAACCCGACGATGACCAAACCCTAATCCCTTTACCTTATTGGCCTTCCACTTCCGATCTCGACTTCGATTTCGATCTCTACTCTTCCGATCCCGAATTCCCATCCAATCACAACCACCGCTTTTCTCGCGAGAATTTCGTCATGGATCTTTTCCAACAACGCGTTGAACAATCTCAAATTACTAATCACACCGATCCAATTAATCAATCGTTAAATGACTCCGTTTTCGACAGTTTAAGTTTCGATTTAGGGTTCAATCATTCCGACCTTCATCTCGATCTTAACATCGCCGCTGAAGAAGACGAGGATGATTTTCCTGATATAACGGTTTCTAGATCTGATCCAATTAGCGGTTTACGTATTGTTGAGATTGATTCGGATTCTGAATGCGAAGAAGTTGATGGAAATGGAAACGGAGACAACGTGTTTTGCGGAATCTGTATGCATTCTGATGCTGACGAAGATGATTTTAACAATGTAATTGAGGAAGAAGAAATTGGGAGTTTTCCTCTTCGTTGGGATTCGCTTCATTTGGAGGATGATCCTCAAATTTACGAAGATTTTGAGTGGGAAGAAGTTGATGGTGGTGGCTTTGATGATAGGGAAATTCTTGGTTTGATGTTCGCTGCTGATGATGAcgataacaataacaatagGTCTGTTAATGGTAGTCGTGCTCGCGGTACTTCGTTtattgaacaagaagaagaacacGTGGATGAAGATGGAGAAGAGGTTACTATGTTGAGGGTTGATGGAGAAGAGGTTAATATGATGAGGGTTGGTGGAGGAACTGAGAATCTTGATTGGCAAGTTTTGTTGAATTCCGCGAGTCCTGAAACTTATCATGTGATTTCAGAGCCTGATTTTGGGGATAATGATGATTACATTTACACTGCAGAGTATGAGATGATGTTTGGTCAATTCGCGGATAATGTGAATTCGTTTACCAATAAGCCACCGGCTTCTGCAGCGTTTGTTGAGAATCTTCCGTCGGTGGTTGTGACTAAAGAGGATGTGGATAACAACAATGCGTTGTGTGCGGTTTGTAAAGATGAATTTGCTGTTGTAGAAGAGGTGAAGTTGTTGCCGT harbors:
- the LOC25493924 gene encoding uncharacterized protein, with translation MADVTYLRRHHHHEPDDDQTLIPLPYWPSTSDLDFDFDLYSSDPEFPSNHNHRFSRENFVMDLFQQRVEQSQITNHTDPINQSLNDSVFDSLSFDLGFNHSDLHLDLNIAAEEDEDDFPDITVSRSDPISGLRIVEIDSDSECEEVDGNGNGDNVFCGICMHSDADEDDFNNVIEEEEIGSFPLRWDSLHLEDDPQIYEDFEWEEVDGGGFDDREILGLMFAADDDDNNNNRSVNGSRARGTSFIEQEEEHVDEDGEEVTMLRVDGEEVNMMRVGGGTENLDWQVLLNSASPETYHVISEPDFGDNDDYIYTAEYEMMFGQFADNVNSFTNKPPASAAFVENLPSVVVTKEDVDNNNALCAVCKDEFAVVEEVKLLPCSHRYHGDCIMPWLGIRNTCPVCRCEFPTDDADYERRKAPMLARSA